The sequence GCCAGCAGCGTCCGCATGGCGGGGTGCGGGCCCGGGAGCGCGAACGTGATCGCCGCGGTCCCCAGGGCGGCGACGGCCGCGTAGAGGGCGCCGGCCGCCATCCCGCGGTCGGGGCAGGTCAGGTGCGTGAGCACGGCGGGTGAGCCGACGCCGGCCGCGACGAGGCGGCTCCCGTCGCGGACGACGAGCGCGGTGGCGTCGTCGGCGCGGGTCCAGTACTCGAACAGCGGCGTCCGCGGCCGGCCCCAGCCGGTGAGGCGCGCGACCGCGGCCGCGGCGGTGCGCGCGTCGACCCGGTCGACGCGGAGGACGCCGAGCGGGAGACGGTCGGCCGGACCGCTCAGGTACAGCAACGGCCAGGACGGGACGAGCCCGGCGCGGACGTAGAGCGGCAGCGCGGCCGGGTGCTTGGAGCTGAACGTGTACCGGCCGCCCGCCGGAGCCGGCCACATCGCCCGGAGCAGCGCCGAGCCCACTCCGCGGGCGTGCACGGCCGGGTCGACGAACAGGTCCGTGAGCAGGGTCCCGGACGGGGTCGGCACCTCGCCGGCCCACCCCAGCACCTCCGACCCGCGAGCGGCGACCGCCCGCCCGATCGTCAGAATCAGCTCGACGTACGCCGCCTCGACGCCCGACTCGGTGTCGGGCT comes from Cryptosporangium phraense and encodes:
- a CDS encoding GNAT family N-acetyltransferase, with the protein product MTVQVRAVTPVDLPGIRAISRATDQPDTESGVEAAYVELILTIGRAVAARGSEVLGWAGEVPTPSGTLLTDLFVDPAVHARGVGSALLRAMWPAPAGGRYTFSSKHPAALPLYVRAGLVPSWPLLYLSGPADRLPLGVLRVDRVDARTAAAAVARLTGWGRPRTPLFEYWTRADDATALVVRDGSRLVAAGVGSPAVLTHLTCPDRGMAAGALYAAVAALGTAAITFALPGPHPAMRTLLACGFRIDDFDVHMRTPDVTLPIGGVYSPGLG